A genomic window from Triplophysa dalaica isolate WHDGS20190420 chromosome 24, ASM1584641v1, whole genome shotgun sequence includes:
- the LOC130414356 gene encoding calcitonin gene-related peptide-like isoform X2, giving the protein MFLLKISPVLVAYAVIVCQMSCSQAAPVRGAPDSLTDRIALMDFETRRLLSAIVKSVVQMTAEEPVDEDNGSVTAHKRACNTATCVTHRLADFLSRSGGVGNRNFIPTNVGSKAFGRRRRNLQLQSRQP; this is encoded by the exons ATGTTTCTCTTGAAGATCTCTCCGGTCCTCGTGGCTTACGCTGTGATTGTGTGTCAGATGTCCTGCTCGCAAGCCGCTCCAGTGAG aggtGCTCCAGACTCGCTGACGGACAGAATCGCACTCATGGACTTTGAAACGCGGCGGTTATTGAGCGCCATCGTCAAAAGTGTGGTGCAGATGACGGCAGAGGAGCCGGTGGATGAAGATAACGG CAGTGTGACGGCACACAAGCGAGCGTGTAATACAGCCACATGTGTCACGCATCGACTGGCAGATTTCCTCAGCCGCTCCGGTGGGGTGGGCAACCGCAACTTTATCCCAACCAACGTGGGCTCCAAAGCGTTCGGCCGCCGCAGGAGAAACCTTCAGCTTCAGTCACGCCAG cCGTGA
- the LOC130414356 gene encoding calcitonin-1-like isoform X1, translating into MFLLKISPVLVAYAVIVCQMSCSQAAPVRGAPDSLTDRIALMDFETRRLLSAIVKSVVQMTAEEPVDEDNGQGRFLSKRCSNLSTCVLGKLSQELHKLQTFPQTDVGAGTPGKKRSPLEGNPFPSYEEAFNGI; encoded by the exons ATGTTTCTCTTGAAGATCTCTCCGGTCCTCGTGGCTTACGCTGTGATTGTGTGTCAGATGTCCTGCTCGCAAGCCGCTCCAGTGAG aggtGCTCCAGACTCGCTGACGGACAGAATCGCACTCATGGACTTTGAAACGCGGCGGTTATTGAGCGCCATCGTCAAAAGTGTGGTGCAGATGACGGCAGAGGAGCCGGTGGATGAAGATAACGG ACAGGGCAGATTCCTGTCCAAGCGTTGCTCCAATCTCAGCACCTGCGTGCTGGGCAAACTCTCGCAGGAGCTGCACAAATTACAAACCTTCCCGCAGACGGACGTGGGAGCCGGTACGCCCGGCAAGAAACGCAGCCCGCTGGAGGGCAATCCCTTTCCCAGCTACGAGGAAGCCTTTAACGGCATTTAA
- the psma1 gene encoding proteasome subunit alpha type-1 has translation MFRNQYDNDVTVWSPQGRIHQIEYAMEAVKQGSATVGLKSRTHAVLVALKRAQSELAAHQKKILYVDSHVGISIAGLTADARLLCNFMRQECLDSRFVFDRPLPVSRLVTLIGSKTQIPTQRYGRRPYGVGLLIAGFDDMGPHIYQTCPSANHFDCKAMSIGARSQSARTYLERHMDAFLDCNLNDLVQHGLRALRETLPAEQDLTTKNVSIGFVGKDMEFTIHDDADVARFLEGLEERPQRRVAQPADEAAPAVPDEPMEH, from the exons ATG TTTCGAAACCAGTACGACAATGATGTGACTGTGTGGAGTCCTCAG GGCCGTATTCATCAGATCGAGTATGCCATGGAGGCGGTGAAACAGGGTTCAGCCACTGTAGGACTCAAATCCCGCACTCATGCTGTACTCGTGGCCCTCAAG AGGGCTCAGTCTGAACTGGCGGCTCATCAGAAGAAGATCCTCTATGTGGACAGTCATGTTGGCATTTCCATCGCAGGACTGACGGCAGACGCCAGACTCCTCTG TAACTTCATGAGACAGGAGTGTCTGGATTCCAGGTTTGTGTTTGACAGGCCTCTCCCTGTGTCTCGACTGGTGACGCTCATCGGAAGCA AAACTCAGATTCCCACTCAGCGTTATGGCAGACGGCCGTATGGAGTCGGGCTGCTGATCGCTGGTTTCGAT GACATGGGGCCGCACATCTACCAGACGTGCCCTTCAGCAAATCACTTTGACTGTAAAGCCATGTCCATCGGCGCTCGCTCGCAGTCAGCCCGCACGTACCTGGAGAGACACATGGATGCATTCCTGGACT GTAATCTGAATGATCTGGTTCAGCACGGCCTTCGTGCTCTGAGGGAAACTCTACCTGCTGAACAGGATCTGACCACAAAG AATGTGTCCATCGGGTTCGTGGGAAAGGACATGGAGTTCACCATTCATGATGACGCTGATGTGGCCCGTTTCCTTGAGGGTCTGGAAGAGAGACCGCAGAGACGG GTTGCACAGCCAGCAGATGAAGCCGCTCCTGCTGTACCTGATGAACCCATGGAGCACTGA
- the ric3b gene encoding protein RIC-3b isoform X2 — MSVSTFQKLTIVSCVVLCVALLLPKMLLSRGKRDAPKTEGHFPPVLHKAPVSDEPHRSGRQFSRAHNPEAIARAKGAGTGASTGGKSNLAGQIIPIYGFAILLYILYLLFKITSKGKTTKPSENRVSAARSQNMKRKITDFELNQLQDRLNETRDVIEGIISAASVCSHSVEGTVAGHDEQRLLYQLKEITRVMQEGQLVDQLPANSQQQSCGHDWDDFAGDGENEVNQHFCFLHSPDVSSDTQTPPEESSETSHDNRAQELKTDSNRHEPIDDMSAHNITVRQRNTKLLQ, encoded by the exons ATGAGCGTGTCGACGTTTCAGAAGCTGACTATAGTGTCATGTGTGGTGCTGTGCGTCGCGCTTCTGCTGCCGAAGATGCTTTTATCGCGAGGAAAGAGAGACGCGCCGAAGACTGAAG GACATTTTCCTCCTGTGCTGCACAAAGCGCCGGTGTCAGATGAACCGCATCGATCAGGCCGACAGTTCTCCAGAGCTCATAATCCTGAAGCCATCGCTCGAGCTAAAGGTGCCGGGACAGGGGCGAGCACCGGAGGAAAGTCCAATCTTGCCGGACAGATCATCCCTATATATGGCTTTGCTATATTACTGTACATCCTTTACCTTCTGTTTAAG ATCACGTCCAAAGGGAAAACAACTAAACCTTCAGAAAACAGAGTTTCTGCTGCCAGATCACAAAACATGAAGAGGAAAATAA ctgaTTTTGAGTTGAATCAGCTCCAGGACCGGTTGAACGAGACAAGGGATGTAATTGAGGGCATCATTTCAGCAGCGAGTGTCTGCTCACACAG TGTTGAAGGTACTGTAGCAGGACATGATGAGCAGAGGTTACTGTACCAGCTGAAGGAGATCACACGGGTCATGCAGGAGGGTCAACTCGTGGACCAACTACCAGCCAACAGTCAACAGCAGTCATGCGGCCACGACTGGGACG ATTTTGCAGGAGACGGTGAAAATGAGGTGAATCAGCATTTCTGTTTCCTTCATTCACCTGACGTGAGCTCAGACACGCAGACACCACCGGAGGAGAGCTCTGAGACGTCACATGACAACAGAGCCCAAGAACTGAAGACAGATTCCAACAGACACGAACCCATAGATGACATGTCCGCTCACAACATCACCGTCAGACAGAGGAACACAAAACTCCTCCAATAA
- the ric3b gene encoding protein RIC-3b isoform X1, translating into MSVSTFQKLTIVSCVVLCVALLLPKMLLSRGKRDAPKTEGPAGHFPPVLHKAPVSDEPHRSGRQFSRAHNPEAIARAKGAGTGASTGGKSNLAGQIIPIYGFAILLYILYLLFKITSKGKTTKPSENRVSAARSQNMKRKITDFELNQLQDRLNETRDVIEGIISAASVCSHSVEGTVAGHDEQRLLYQLKEITRVMQEGQLVDQLPANSQQQSCGHDWDDFAGDGENEVNQHFCFLHSPDVSSDTQTPPEESSETSHDNRAQELKTDSNRHEPIDDMSAHNITVRQRNTKLLQ; encoded by the exons ATGAGCGTGTCGACGTTTCAGAAGCTGACTATAGTGTCATGTGTGGTGCTGTGCGTCGCGCTTCTGCTGCCGAAGATGCTTTTATCGCGAGGAAAGAGAGACGCGCCGAAGACTGAAG GACCTGCAGGACATTTTCCTCCTGTGCTGCACAAAGCGCCGGTGTCAGATGAACCGCATCGATCAGGCCGACAGTTCTCCAGAGCTCATAATCCTGAAGCCATCGCTCGAGCTAAAGGTGCCGGGACAGGGGCGAGCACCGGAGGAAAGTCCAATCTTGCCGGACAGATCATCCCTATATATGGCTTTGCTATATTACTGTACATCCTTTACCTTCTGTTTAAG ATCACGTCCAAAGGGAAAACAACTAAACCTTCAGAAAACAGAGTTTCTGCTGCCAGATCACAAAACATGAAGAGGAAAATAA ctgaTTTTGAGTTGAATCAGCTCCAGGACCGGTTGAACGAGACAAGGGATGTAATTGAGGGCATCATTTCAGCAGCGAGTGTCTGCTCACACAG TGTTGAAGGTACTGTAGCAGGACATGATGAGCAGAGGTTACTGTACCAGCTGAAGGAGATCACACGGGTCATGCAGGAGGGTCAACTCGTGGACCAACTACCAGCCAACAGTCAACAGCAGTCATGCGGCCACGACTGGGACG ATTTTGCAGGAGACGGTGAAAATGAGGTGAATCAGCATTTCTGTTTCCTTCATTCACCTGACGTGAGCTCAGACACGCAGACACCACCGGAGGAGAGCTCTGAGACGTCACATGACAACAGAGCCCAAGAACTGAAGACAGATTCCAACAGACACGAACCCATAGATGACATGTCCGCTCACAACATCACCGTCAGACAGAGGAACACAAAACTCCTCCAATAA